In Salmonella enterica subsp. enterica serovar Typhimurium str. LT2, a single window of DNA contains:
- the yfhA gene encoding putative transcriptional regulator of two-component regulator protein (EBP family; similar to E. coli putative 2-component transcriptional regulator (AAC75607.1); Blastp hit to AAC75607.1 (444 aa), 95% identity in aa 1 - 444) — MISRKPAHLLLVDDDPGLLKLLGMRLTSEGYSVVTAESGQEGLRVLHREKVDLVISDLRMDEMDGMQLFTEIQKVQPGMPVIILTAHGSIPDAVAATQKGVFSFLTKPIDRDALYKAIDEALEQSAPATDDSWRNAIVTRSPLMLRLLEQARMVAQSDVSVLINGQSGTGKEIFAQAIHNASPRSNKPFVAINCGALPEQLLESELFGHARGAFTGAVSNREGLFQAAEGGTLFLDEIGDMPAPLQVKLLRVLQERKVRPLGSNRDIDIDVRIISATHRDLPKAMARGEFREDLYYRLNVVSLKIPALAERTEDIPLLANHLLRQSAQRHKPFVRAFSTDAMKRLMTASWPGNVRQLVNVIEQCVALTSSPVISDALVEQALEGENTALPTFAEARNQFELNYLRKLLQITKGNVTHAARMAGRNRTEFYKLLSRHELDANDFKE; from the coding sequence ATGATAAGCCGTAAACCGGCGCACCTGCTGCTGGTCGATGACGATCCCGGATTACTGAAATTGCTCGGTATGCGCCTGACCAGTGAAGGATACAGCGTCGTGACCGCAGAGAGCGGCCAGGAAGGACTACGGGTACTACATCGGGAAAAAGTGGATCTGGTAATAAGCGACCTGCGCATGGACGAAATGGATGGTATGCAACTGTTCACAGAAATTCAGAAAGTACAGCCGGGAATGCCGGTTATCATTCTGACGGCGCATGGTTCTATTCCGGATGCGGTGGCCGCTACCCAGAAAGGCGTATTCAGCTTTTTGACGAAGCCGATCGACAGAGACGCGTTATATAAAGCGATAGATGAAGCGCTGGAGCAGTCCGCTCCCGCGACGGACGATAGCTGGCGCAACGCTATCGTTACCCGTAGCCCGCTGATGCTGCGACTGCTTGAACAGGCGCGCATGGTCGCGCAGTCGGATGTCAGCGTATTGATTAACGGACAAAGCGGCACCGGGAAAGAGATTTTCGCACAGGCGATTCATAATGCCAGCCCGCGCAGTAACAAGCCGTTTGTCGCCATTAACTGCGGCGCGTTACCGGAACAGTTGCTGGAGTCCGAATTATTCGGCCATGCGCGCGGCGCCTTTACCGGCGCAGTGAGCAATCGTGAAGGGTTGTTCCAGGCGGCGGAAGGCGGCACGCTGTTTCTGGATGAAATTGGCGATATGCCCGCGCCGTTACAGGTGAAGCTGCTGCGGGTGTTACAGGAGCGCAAAGTCAGGCCGCTGGGCAGCAATCGCGATATTGATATCGACGTGCGAATTATTTCCGCGACGCACCGCGATCTGCCGAAGGCGATGGCGCGGGGCGAATTTCGTGAAGATTTGTACTACCGGCTGAATGTCGTGAGCCTGAAAATTCCGGCGCTGGCGGAGCGTACCGAGGATATTCCGCTGCTGGCTAATCATCTGCTCAGACAGTCGGCACAGCGGCATAAACCGTTTGTTCGCGCCTTTTCTACTGATGCAATGAAACGGCTGATGACGGCAAGCTGGCCGGGCAACGTGCGCCAACTGGTCAACGTCATTGAACAATGCGTGGCGTTAACTTCTTCGCCGGTGATCAGCGATGCGTTGGTCGAGCAGGCGCTGGAAGGCGAAAACACCGCGCTGCCAACTTTTGCCGAAGCGCGAAACCAATTTGAACTGAACTATCTGCGCAAGTTACTGCAAATTACCAAAGGTAACGTGACGCACGCGGCAAGGATGGCGGGGCGCAACCGCACGGAATTCTATAAGCTACTCTCCCGTCACGAACTGGATGCGAATGATTTCAAAGAGTAG
- the glnB gene encoding regulatory protein (P-II) for nitrogen assimilation by glutamine synthetase (ATase) (similar to E. coli regulatory protein P-II for glutamine synthetase (AAC75606.1); Blastp hit to AAC75606.1 (112 aa), 100% identity in aa 1 - 112), translating into MKKIDAIIKPFKLDDVREALAEVGITGMTVTEVKGFGRQKGHTELYRGAEYMVDFLPKVKIEIVVPDDIVDTCVDTIIRTAQTGKIGDGKIFVFDVARVIRIRTGEEDDAAI; encoded by the coding sequence ATGAAAAAGATTGATGCGATTATTAAACCCTTCAAGCTGGACGATGTCCGTGAAGCGCTGGCCGAGGTAGGTATTACCGGCATGACGGTCACTGAAGTCAAAGGTTTTGGCCGTCAAAAAGGCCACACCGAGCTGTATCGCGGCGCGGAATATATGGTGGATTTTCTGCCGAAGGTAAAAATTGAAATCGTTGTGCCTGACGACATCGTGGATACCTGTGTTGATACCATCATTCGTACCGCGCAGACGGGGAAAATCGGCGACGGTAAGATCTTTGTCTTTGATGTCGCCCGCGTTATTCGTATCCGTACTGGCGAAGAAGACGACGCGGCTATCTGA